A DNA window from Salvelinus sp. IW2-2015 linkage group LG4q.1:29, ASM291031v2, whole genome shotgun sequence contains the following coding sequences:
- the dolpp1 gene encoding dolichyldiphosphatase 1, with amino-acid sequence MASEEQCSVPFRWRSISLTHIEFPAGDLTGQVLAYTSLLPIAILIGFVTLIVFKRELHTISSFGGLVLNEGVNWLLKHILREPRPCEGAHTTLTTEYGMPSSHSQFIWFFVVYFFLFLYLRMHQTNNARCVELLWRHILSITLLGVALSVSYSRVYLLYHTWSQVFYGGVAGSTIGVVWFFFTQEVLTPLFPKIAAWPISEFFLVRDTSLIPNILWFEYTVTRSEARNRQRKLGTKLQ; translated from the exons ATGGCGTCGGAAGAACAGTGCTCGGTACCATTTCGATGGCGGTCGATATCGCTAACCCACATAGAGTTCCCTGCTG GTGATCTGACTGGACAAGTGTTGGCCTACACCAGCCTGCTGCCCATAGCGATCCTCATAGGCTTTGTCACCCTCATAGTGTTCAAGCGTGAACTGCACACG ATCTCTTCCTTCGGGGGGCTCGTCCTGAACGAAGGTGTGAATTGGCTGCTGAAGCATATTCTACGGGAGCCCCGCCCATGTGAAG GagcgcacacaaccctgacaacaGAGTATGGGATGCCCTCCAGTCATTCCCAGTTCATCTGGTTTTTTGTTGTTTACTTCTTTCTTTTCCTTTATTTGAG AATGCATCAAACGAACAACGCTCGGTGTGTGGAGCTGCTGTGGAGACACATACTGTCCATCACCTTGTTGGGCGTGGCCTTATCAGTGTCATACAGcag GGTGTACCTGTTGTACCACACTTGGAGTCAGGTCTTCTATGGGGGAGTGGCCGGTAGCACCATAGGAGTAGTCTGGTTCTTCTTCACACAGGAGGTGCTGACACCGCTATTCCCCAAGATAGCAGCATG GCCGATATCAGAGTTCTTTCTGGTGCGGGACACGAGCCTGATCCCCAACATCCTTTGGTTCGAGTACACAGTGACCAGGTCAGAGGCGAG AAACAGACAACGGAAGCTTGGAACAAAGCTTCAGTAA